The following proteins are encoded in a genomic region of Poecilia reticulata strain Guanapo linkage group LG11, Guppy_female_1.0+MT, whole genome shotgun sequence:
- the glcci1a gene encoding glucocorticoid induced 1a isoform X3: MGGEDRLCEKVVVSPAPGGGAQQDKQWALPPLISHGYDQQLEARRQEGDPEEEEQPSSLSGRAASFLSSCNSHTCTAACYIQQFSMSKSAQMPLSNITVPKPSISRVPSSMEGINHELEKVFIKDNGEKDELKSLEVPDGRRAPFPPQQRSSSSRSVDTQTPSAPGRSSSCSSLSPCPSPACPPGSHDGSPYSTEDLLYDRDKDSGSSSPLPKFASSPKPNNSYMFKREPPEGCEKIKAFEEMSSRQAVAAAAPLFSCPDKNKVNFIPTGSAFCPVKLPGSLQLAPSSGPEEDDSNAGAGQGAASLYGTPTQVSTSTSTDDPPEEPGSLSETADPQTDS; the protein is encoded by the exons ATGGGTGGGGAGGACAGGCTCTGTGAAAAGGTTGTTGTTTCTCCTGCGCCAGGAGGCGGTGCTCAGCAGGACAAGCAGTGGGCCCTGCCGCCGCTTATCAGCCATGGATAT GATCAGCAGCTGGAAGCCAGGAGACAGGAAGGTGATccagaggaagaagagcagcCTTCCTCCCTCAGTGGAAGAGCAGCTTCCTTCCTGTCTAGCTGTAACAGCCACACCTGCACAGCAGCCTGCTACATTCAG CAGTTTTCCATGTCGAAGTCGGCCCAGATGCCGCTGTCCAACATCACGGTGCCAAAACCCTCCATCTCCAGGGTTCCCAGCAGCATGGAGGGCATCAACCATGAGCTGGAGAAAGTCTTTATCAAAGACAACGGAGAGAAGGACGAGCTCAAG TCTCTGGAGGTTCCGGATGGACGTCGGGCACCCTTCCCTCCCCAGCAGCGGAGCAGTAGTTCTCGCAGCGTGGACACCCAGACTCCTTCAGCCCCGGGGCggtccagcagctgctccagcCTGTCTCCTTGTCCCTCACCGGCCTGTCCTCCAGGGTCACATGATGGCAGTCCTTACTCCACAGAGGATCTGCTGTATGACCGGGATAAAG acaGTGGCAGCAGCTCTCCGCTCCCAAAGTTCGCCTCCTCGCCCAAACCAAACAACAGCTACATGTTCAAGCGTGAACCGCCAGAAGGCTGTGAGAAGATCAAAGCCTTTGAGGAGATGAG CTCCCGGCAGGCGGTGGCAGCAGCGGCCCCCCTCTTCTCCTGCCCCGACAAAAACAAGGTCAACTTCATCCCGACGGGCTCAGCGTTTTGCCCCGTCAAGCTGCCCGGCTCCCTGCAGCTGGCCCCTTCCTCGGGGCCCGAGGAGGATGACAGCAATGCCGGGGCCGGCCAGGGGGCCGCCTCGCTCTACGGGACCCCCACTCAGGTTTCCACCAGCACCAGCACAGATGACCCACCGGAGGAGCCAGGGTCCCTGTCAGAGACTGCAGACCCCCAGACAGACAGCTAG